A window of the Aquarana catesbeiana isolate 2022-GZ linkage group LG05, ASM4218655v1, whole genome shotgun sequence genome harbors these coding sequences:
- the LOC141145647 gene encoding uncharacterized protein, with protein MAGAPGKEGSKHNAQTMAGAPGKDTERGLSMVEDSKLLRLHKYTSSTEKVGPLIIYKMKLEDVKQQSIWEFKTMKLNKKNKVIMMVGETGSGKTTLINAVINYIFGVEWKDDHRFQLIEEISKKSQAHSQTSSVTTYQINQEDGFRIPYYLTIIDTPGFGDTRGIYYDEKIMQKIREFFSKCKFSEIDAICFVVQSSSARLTATQKYIYDNILSIFGNDIKDNIVFFTTFADSQEPNVLSAITEADVPCAKSKDGKPVYFMVNNSMLYANNRPDQVGKRFYKAQEMQWEMGMESIEDFFLQYLPGLASKDLTLTKNVLAKRNALDVTLNGLAKKIEMVTGKQHELEQNERALNDHKEEVKKNGNFEYEVTETVRRKEESSKYSTNCQECSSTCHKDCIVLANFLVYLCEVFYWNGTCRVCGHSQSKHISEKFSWKSFVETKKKTYSDIKEKYEKAGMKVMDLEEVLSKLKEDMKTAEDDVMKLTGEIGKILKLLQEIALKPNPMSAVDYMKLLIEKEKREGKDGFLGRIKIMEENIKKFELIGEIQSGNLVKLKNKVSF; from the coding sequence ATACTGAACGAGGCCTTTCTATGGTAGAAGATAGTAAACTGCTGAGACTGCACAAATACACGAGCAGCACAGAGAAGGTTGGACCTCTGATCATTTACAAGATGAAATTGGAGGATGTAAAGCAGCAGAGTATATGGGAATTTAAAACAATGAAGCTCAATAAGAAAAACAAAGTGATCATGATGGTTGGTGAAACCGGGTCTGGTAAAACAACCCTGATTAATGCTGTGATCAACTACATCTTTGGTGTGGAGTGGAAGGATGATCACCGGTTCCAGCTAATTGAAGAGATTAGTAAGAAGAGTCAAGCTCACAGCCAAACATCGAGTGTCACTACGTACCAGATCAACCAGGAAGATGGCTTCCGGATCCCATACTACTTAACCATCATTGACACTCCGGGGTTTGGAGACACCAGAGGGATATACTATGATGAGAAAATCATGCAGAAGATACGAGAATTTTTTTCTAAATGCAAATTCTCAGAAATTGATGCGATTTGTTTTGTGGTTCAGTCATCTTCGGCTCGGTTAACTGCAACACAGAAGTACATCTATGACAACATTTTATCCATTTTTGGGAATGACATCAAGGATAATATAGTCTTCTTCACTACCTTCGCTGATTCCCAGGAACCAAATGTTCTCTCAGCAATTACTGAGGCTGATGTTCCCTGTGCAAAATCTAAAGATGGAAAACCTGTGTATTTTATGGTCAATAACAGCATGCTGTACGCTAATAACCGCCCTGATCAAGTTGGCAAACGTTTCTACAAGGCTCAGGAAATGCAGTGGGAAATGGGAATGGAAAGcattgaggatttttttttacagtatttgccTGGATTAGCCAGTAAAGATTTAACTTTAACAAAGAATGTTCTAGCAAAAAGAAATGCTTTGGATGTAACTTTGAATGGACTTGCCAAAAAAATTGAGATGGTGACCGGGAAACAGCATGAACTGGAGCAAAACGAGAGAGCTCTGAATGACCACAAGGAGGAGGTTAAAAAGAACGGGAATTTCGAGTATGAAGTGACAGAAACTGTAAGAAGAAAGGAAGAATCATCCAAATACTCAACCAACTGCCAGGAGTGCAGCTCTACATGTCACAAAGACTGCATTGTGTTAGCTAACTTCCTGGTTTATTTATGTGAAGTTTTTTATTGGAATGGAACTTGTCGTGTGTGTGGACATAGCCAAAGCAAACACATATCGGAAAAGTTTTCCTGGAAATCTTTTGTTGAAACCAAGAAGAAAACCTATTCTgatattaaagaaaaatatgaaaaagcaGGGATGAAGGTGATGGATCTAGAAGAAGTTCTCTCAAAATTGAAGGAAGACATGAAGACAGCAGAGGATGATGTAATGAAACTTACTGGGGAGATTGGCAAGATCCTCAAACTTCTCCAGGAGATCGCCCTAAAACCAAATCCGATGTCTGCTGTAGATTACATGAAGCTGCTCATTGAAAAAGAGAAGCGGGAAGGAAaggatggatttttggggagaattaaaataatggaagaaaacattaaaaaatttGAACTTATCGGTGAAATTCAGTCTGGCAATTTGGTAAAACTGAAAAACAAGGTGTCATTTTAA